The following nucleotide sequence is from Apium graveolens cultivar Ventura chromosome 4, ASM990537v1, whole genome shotgun sequence.
actaggtcacacaagcattccacttatgctagtagttgtaaacaacactaacacaagatgctatataaactcaatatctttcttttacaatatcaaTATGGGACAAAATCCacataacccatttcaaacaagcaactttgtcacaatatattcatggattccactaagaaaatgtcttagatccaaatatgaaagttgaAGTCCTCATGTCAaagaacaacctccaagtgttagttttcggaaatcatatcaagaacatgtataaaatatgcctcaaactttccattttctaacactTATGAGTACCATATCTAGGGTAACAAATAAGGTAACATTCTTGAAGAGGGGCGTTGCGATatgccatatatggtgtagtgttaTTTTGCtgatataattttatttattaaaaaatataattaattaattagacaAAGTTATTTCATCCCTCAGACCAAACACTTGTATTCATCATTATTCTAATTTCATATCACTAAGCAAATAAAAAACCCCATAAATGAATCcaaattacaatttaaacttgcattgcaaataattaaataaaaataaaaaaacttgAGGTAAATATCATGTGTACTACACATAATGAAGCATTTTTTTGGAACATTACTAATCCAATGCGTTGTAGTTTAAAAATTCCTCCCATGTCATGTTGAAATTCTTCAACACATAATCCGCATCAATGACGACGCCACTTGTCTTGAAAAACTGGCTTGTTTCATCTTGTGGAAGGAATTGTGGATGATACTCATCAGCTTCAAAAGCTACTTCCGAGCTGGTAGCTTCAACTTCATTTTTTCCAGCACAATCTACTTGGGTGCTGGCTGGTGGCTCATTCTTGGCTGGTGGCTCCTCCTTTTCAACTCCATCATCACCTGGGTGATTATGCTTTTCCTGGTCTACTTTTTTTCTATAGCTGATTTGCTATAAATTATTGTTCAACATAAAATTATCTTATAATATCAATATACATGAGAGAATAGATTGTATTTAGTACACTACTTCTAGTTAACACTTACATATCTATCAGTCTGGTCATTTTGGTAGAGCATGATAAAGTCACCAACTTTGATATTTTGCTCCTGTGCATATTTACCTGAGAGGAAGTAAAATGCCCTCATCAATTTCTGATAAAAGGAGGTTACTTACAAAGAAAAGATTGACTGAGATAAATGGCCTAGCCAAGAATAACGAATCCTCCTTCTCTTTAGTTGTGTTAAAAGTGAGATTTAAGAGCTAGATTTCATTTTCTTGTCATTCTGTTAAATAACCTTAAAAGACTCACCTACTCCTTCCAGTACATACATCCGGCTTCCACTATTTTGCCAACTCCTGCAGCGAGCCAGAAAAAATAATTAGTTAACATGTATTTTCAGATATGTTGAATTTTGTATGCCATAGATTCTACATTCCGTGTTTAAAAATGTAACTCAGTGTTTATAAAAGGACATGTacgaaaaatatatattatttggCCAGTAAAGGTACAACTAAAGAAACTTTGAGGATTTTATGAGAACATATATGTTATAAGCCATAGTTGTCAAAACAAACTATGAGGATCTACCAAACCTAAAACAAAACTTCCAGACTCTTCCAGTTCCAATGTCTTCCATAAAGACAGGACAGGAACTCCCTAGCTTAGCCAATTCTCCAAAGCACTTTTCAGCATATCCCTGTCAGAAAAAATGTGGTGAAATAATtttttatgccatatagtttttaaAAATGGAGAAATTAGTCACTGAAAATCCATTAACTATACAAAAATTATCCTTAAACAAGtcaagaaaaagaattttggtTTGCTGGTCAATCTGCAGCATTTTATAGTTTTATTGAACATTGATGTAACCCACTAACTAATCGAGCAAACATTAACAAAAACTTGAAATGAAGCCCATATCTCACactatttttatttatttttattttattaattaagtttatGATAAAATTATTCAACTTACCTTGGGGATTATCATTCTATTTTGACCATTGACATCACTATGTGTGAGCCTTTTTTCGAACAAAAAAAAGCCCATGTTCACTCCCTGCAGTAAAAAATAAAGTTAATATGTAATTAATAAATGGAATTTAAGAATTACACCAAACTGTCAAAAAATCTAATGTGTAAAAAATACTGAACCGACATAAAATTTAGTGGAATCTTCTAGTTTCCTATGGGTTCCACAAACCTCAAGACGAATTGGATCAAATATATACAACCATTTTCTTATTTATATCACTCATTGTAGATCAAAATCAATAAAAAAAGGTTGAGTTGGTGCTATTTTTTTCccttcaaaaaaatcatttattgagTACAAAAATTGAAGATTTAATCATATATAAAATAATCATTTATTGCGTActaaaatcaaaaaaaaataagATGCAGACAGTCTGATCTAATTTCTTCTCATATGTTTagatttaatataaaagaaataGATCTATAAAGTAAATTAGAGAGTGTATATCTATGAGCATGCAACTTCTTACACCAACTGGGGGAGCTTCAACTATTACTTCTTTAGCCTTCCTCTTGCGGCTACAACTCGTGTCTCGACCTTCTTGGTTCAACTGCATTGCAGGGGCCATTTCTTGATTTCGATTAGCCATGTAGAGAAGATAGAAAGAGATCTAGAGATTTGTATTGTTTTAAGTAGTGAAAGGATACTTAGCAAGGAATTTGATGATAGATATGACTTTATGCTACGAAAGGTGTTATATATGCAGCCAAAGGTTGATAATTCCAATGCTCATCTTCAGCATAACCCTcaccaaaaacaaaaaaaacttaTGTTACAAAAACCCACAGAATTAAGTAACATCCCTAAAGGATGCTACCTATACAAACCCATCCAGCTGTTTTTTGATAGCCATATTTCAAAGTATTGAAGTGCTTCAAGACATGAACactattaaattttaaattttaccTTGCAATATGCCAAAAGCCTAATTAATCAAACTTACCAACCACTAAAGAATTAGTTGGGAGATATATTAGTTAATTAAGGAGTTTGGTCATGTTATTAGATGGCATTGGACAAGTCTTAGATAtgaataatataaatttattaacATTTTAGTATTCtagtttcattttttttatatttactATTTGAACAATAATTTTAAGTTCATGTTACAGTTTTTATATAAGTTCATACTTATTTTTTTCATGTTTGAACTATttgtatatttttatttaaaaatgttTGTTAATTACAAAATACATGTTCAAAAAATAGGCTCATTTACTAACTAACTAATTAAATAGGTCAAATATTTCTTTGAAGTAATTTTTCAAGTGGATAAGTTTAATTAATTAGCGATTTTTTATGCATAGTCTTATTTACATAATTAAAAAAGGAGTTGGTTGATAATAATTGATAGGTAGATAATACATTACAATATAAAAGGTCTGCTTGACAGATTCGCTACCATCACAAATGTGGCCATCGCGTATTGATTTGGTTTGATTCATATTTGTAACCGAATATAATCAACCAATATCATTGGTTGTAGTGATGTACATAATCAAACAAGTAGCAACCCTCGATTGGTcagtttttcttttctttttcaacCGACAAAAACTAACCATGAATCATTTGAAAATATTATCAAAATCGATCGATTTTGGTTGCTTATATTTCTTCTTAGTCCCATCTTTTGGTATAGCAGCCATGTGGCAGTCCGCATTAGATTAAATTACGATTGATATCGCTTGGAAAAATAATTGTGGAAAATATACACAACAATAAACGATCACAAACAATTGGAAAAGAATTAGTTGGAAATGTAAACTTTCATAAATGATTGAAATCTGTTCAAAAATGGGGATTGGAAAAGTGTTGGTGCATTTAATGCACTCACCAACATTTTAATGCAGTGTCGCATTGCTATTGGTCGATGTAGTGACATGTCACATTGGAATGCAAAAGCGACCACCCAAAATCAACAGTTATGATAACTAATCAGTTGTTTATGATTTCAAAAGCGACTAACCTTAAGTGACCAGAGTGGTCTT
It contains:
- the LOC141718549 gene encoding B3 domain-containing protein VP1-like, whose product is MAPAMQLNQEGRDTSCSRKRKAKEVIVEAPPVGGVNMGFFLFEKRLTHSDVNGQNRMIIPKGYAEKCFGELAKLGSSCPVFMEDIGTGRVWKFCFRSWQNSGSRMYVLEGVGKYAQEQNIKVGDFIMLYQNDQTDRYQISYRKKVDQEKHNHPGDDGVEKEEPPAKNEPPASTQVDCAGKNEVEATSSEVAFEADEYHPQFLPQDETSQFFKTSGVVIDADYVLKNFNMTWEEFLNYNALD